In a genomic window of Sphingomonas koreensis:
- a CDS encoding MFS transporter: protein MNEEADGARKDSGAFQPLVHRNFREIWLASLMSNLALLITGVGAAWAMTLLTDSAQMVALVQSALMLPFLFLAMPAGAIADSYDRRRVAILAMGGAALSNLLLLGVALSGLLTPWLLLALCFLVGIFNTMFTPSWQSAVSEQVPAEDLPRAVALNAISFNIARSFGPALGGAIVAAIGAAAAFAASVLLYVPMITAFWRWRRVPDTPRLPPERVGGAIVSGIQYIGHSGAMRAVIVRSFLYCAGASSVAGLLPLVSKLHLQGGPLVFGLLLACYGGGAVIGGVFLQRLRSMLGHSPTENGVALTAAAIIALAFAGSLWLAAPILIFLGAVWTQALTTLNVAVQTGAPRWVSGRALAGFQATAAGGFALGSWVWGYVVEESSLTAAMIASGVALMAFSIAGRLMKSPADIPNPAAARYDPADPEIDLALTGRSGPIAIQVVHIVPEEDARGFYDIMLEIRRIRRRNGASAWSLARDIADARRWIERFHCPTWHDYLRHRTRLTAEELGLLSVIAERYGENGQLRMTRLLERPVGSVRWQADTPDRGELPATLAP from the coding sequence GTGAACGAAGAAGCTGATGGCGCCAGAAAGGACAGCGGCGCCTTCCAGCCGCTCGTCCATCGTAATTTTCGCGAGATATGGCTCGCGAGCCTGATGTCGAACCTGGCGCTGCTGATCACCGGCGTCGGTGCGGCCTGGGCGATGACGCTGCTGACGGACAGCGCGCAGATGGTGGCGCTGGTCCAGTCCGCGCTGATGCTGCCGTTTCTGTTCCTGGCAATGCCGGCGGGCGCGATCGCCGACAGCTATGACCGGCGCAGGGTGGCCATCCTTGCGATGGGCGGCGCCGCCTTGTCCAACCTGCTGCTCCTTGGCGTGGCCCTATCGGGCCTGCTCACGCCCTGGCTGTTGCTGGCGCTGTGTTTTCTGGTCGGCATCTTCAACACCATGTTCACGCCCTCCTGGCAGTCGGCAGTCTCCGAACAGGTGCCGGCCGAGGACCTGCCGCGCGCGGTCGCCCTCAACGCGATCAGCTTCAACATCGCGCGCAGCTTCGGGCCGGCGCTGGGCGGCGCGATCGTCGCCGCCATCGGCGCGGCAGCTGCATTCGCGGCATCGGTGCTACTCTACGTGCCGATGATCACTGCCTTCTGGCGCTGGCGCCGCGTGCCGGACACGCCGCGCCTGCCGCCGGAGCGTGTGGGCGGAGCGATCGTCTCGGGGATCCAGTATATTGGACATTCGGGGGCGATGCGCGCGGTGATCGTGCGCAGTTTTCTCTATTGCGCAGGGGCGTCGTCGGTCGCGGGATTGCTCCCGTTGGTCTCGAAGCTCCATCTGCAGGGCGGCCCGCTCGTCTTTGGCCTGCTGCTCGCCTGCTATGGCGGCGGTGCAGTGATCGGTGGCGTGTTCCTGCAGCGGCTGCGCAGCATGCTCGGACACAGCCCGACCGAGAATGGCGTTGCCCTGACGGCGGCGGCGATCATTGCCCTGGCCTTTGCCGGGTCGCTTTGGCTAGCCGCGCCGATCCTGATCTTCCTGGGGGCCGTCTGGACGCAGGCACTGACCACGCTGAATGTCGCGGTTCAGACGGGCGCGCCGCGCTGGGTCTCGGGACGGGCGCTCGCAGGCTTTCAGGCGACGGCGGCGGGAGGTTTCGCGCTCGGCAGCTGGGTGTGGGGCTATGTCGTGGAGGAATCGTCGCTGACGGCGGCGATGATCGCATCGGGTGTCGCGTTGATGGCCTTCTCGATTGCCGGGCGCTTGATGAAATCGCCTGCGGATATCCCTAATCCTGCCGCCGCCCGATACGATCCGGCCGACCCCGAGATCGACCTCGCGCTAACCGGGCGCAGCGGCCCGATCGCCATCCAGGTCGTGCATATCGTGCCCGAAGAAGATGCGCGCGGCTTCTATGACATCATGCTGGAAATCCGTCGCATCCGTCGCCGCAACGGGGCCAGCGCCTGGTCGCTTGCGCGCGATATTGCAGACGCGCGCCGCTGGATCGAACGATTCCACTGTCCGACCTGGCATGACTATCTTCGCCATCGCACCCGCCTGACCGCCGAGGAGCTCGGGCTCCTGAGCGTTATCGCCGAACGCTATGGCGAGAATGGTCAGCTTCGTATGACCAGGCTCCTCGAGCGGCCGGTCGGGTCGGTGCGTTGGCAGGCGGACACGCCTGATCGGGGCGAGCTTCCCGCCACGCTTGCCCCCTGA
- a CDS encoding tyrosine-protein phosphatase: protein MECKTNRVRLPTSELVDRHIHLERASNVRDLGGYATRFGRTVRWGRLYRAGELAKITDVDIATLEALDLRLIYDLRTSIERERRPARSWGLQIRRLARDYRHSGADLPALAAAATPTAADMRDGMLALYRALPFDQADAFKSIFQAAAAGELPLLFNCAGGKDRTGALAALMLDLLGVARADIMADYLLSNVYLDAGRHRFHNHVARPDVDPAVWEPMLTVDAAYLDAMFAAIEETHGDLAGYFGWLGLGDAEINAIRTHLLEPE, encoded by the coding sequence ATGGAATGCAAGACGAACAGGGTCCGGCTGCCAACAAGCGAGCTCGTCGATCGCCATATCCACCTCGAGCGCGCCAGTAATGTGCGCGACTTGGGCGGCTATGCGACACGCTTCGGCCGCACGGTCCGGTGGGGCCGGCTCTATCGTGCGGGCGAACTGGCGAAGATCACCGACGTCGATATTGCCACGCTGGAGGCGCTGGATCTTCGCCTGATCTATGATCTGCGAACGAGCATCGAGCGCGAACGGCGTCCGGCACGCAGCTGGGGACTGCAGATCCGTCGTCTCGCGCGCGATTATCGCCACAGCGGTGCAGATCTTCCCGCCCTCGCAGCCGCCGCGACACCGACCGCCGCAGACATGCGCGATGGCATGCTGGCGCTTTACCGCGCCCTCCCCTTCGATCAGGCTGATGCGTTCAAGTCGATATTTCAGGCCGCGGCAGCAGGTGAGCTTCCCCTGCTGTTCAACTGTGCCGGAGGCAAGGACCGCACCGGCGCGCTGGCTGCGCTCATGCTGGATCTGCTGGGCGTCGCCCGCGCGGACATCATGGCGGACTATCTGCTGAGTAACGTCTATCTCGATGCGGGCCGCCACCGCTTCCACAACCATGTTGCGCGCCCCGACGTCGATCCTGCGGTGTGGGAGCCGATGCTGACCGTCGATGCCGCCTATCTCGACGCGATGTTTGCCGCGATCGAGGAGACCCATGGCGATCTCGCCGGCTATTTCGGGTGGCTTGGTCTTGGCGATGCCGAAATCAACGCGATCCGCACCCATTTGCTGGAGCCTGAATGA
- a CDS encoding enoyl-CoA hydratase/isomerase family protein: MNELQIDRHDGGIVIATINRPARMNAIDRNLIASFEALFDRLDADREARVLILTGAGRAFCAGADLKSDFVESAGPEESLASQLRLARLMERIANLRQPVIAAVNGAAAGGGFAFTLAADIRIAGRSAHFSIANARLGLSAGECGISWLLPRLIGLSRAFELMLTGRKFDAEEAERIGYVVRTVADDVLLDTALETARLIAANAPFGVAMTKDVVRRNLETASMQAAIALEARTQLLCGGSGDFREAVSAFLEKRPPDFTRSG; the protein is encoded by the coding sequence ATGAACGAACTGCAGATCGACAGGCACGACGGCGGCATCGTCATCGCCACGATCAATCGCCCGGCGCGCATGAATGCGATCGACCGCAACCTGATCGCGTCGTTCGAGGCGCTGTTCGACCGGCTGGACGCGGATCGCGAGGCCCGGGTCCTGATCCTGACCGGTGCCGGCCGCGCCTTTTGCGCCGGCGCTGACCTCAAGAGCGATTTCGTGGAAAGCGCAGGACCCGAAGAGTCGCTGGCTTCGCAGCTTCGCCTCGCCAGGCTGATGGAGCGCATCGCCAATCTGCGCCAGCCGGTGATCGCCGCAGTCAACGGCGCGGCGGCGGGCGGCGGCTTCGCCTTCACGCTTGCCGCCGATATTCGCATCGCCGGGCGCTCGGCCCATTTTTCCATCGCCAATGCCCGCCTGGGCCTCTCGGCTGGCGAGTGCGGAATTTCCTGGCTGTTGCCGCGCCTGATCGGGCTGTCGCGCGCATTCGAGCTGATGCTGACCGGCCGAAAATTCGATGCCGAGGAAGCCGAGCGGATCGGCTATGTCGTGCGGACCGTGGCGGACGATGTGTTGCTCGATACCGCGCTCGAAACGGCCCGCCTGATCGCCGCGAACGCGCCCTTTGGCGTTGCGATGACCAAGGACGTCGTCCGCCGCAACCTGGAAACCGCTTCGATGCAGGCCGCCATTGCGCTGGAAGCGCGGACCCAATTGCTGTGCGGCGGTTCGGGCGATTTTCGCGAGGCAGTCAGCGCCTTTCTCGAGAAACGGCCGCCGGACTTCACGCGGAGCGGCTGA
- a CDS encoding SDR family NAD(P)-dependent oxidoreductase: MQLQGKVAVVTAGANGIGEGAALALAGMGADIVLGDIDAHNGARVAAAIEAIGRRAAFRPADMMQADQARALVDFAAAEFGRIDILVNNAGGVRPRAFLDQNEGNWQRVTDLNFTSMLAATQSAARVMANGGAIVNVASTEALRAAPGFSVYAACKAAMVEFTKTMALELAPRAIRVNCIAPDLIDTPGLRPHMPTDPARIAARDRHVPLGRMATIHEAGSVIAFLASPAASWVTGATIPVDGGITAAGGWHRSETGNWQLAS; this comes from the coding sequence GTGCAGCTCCAAGGGAAGGTCGCGGTCGTGACCGCAGGCGCGAACGGAATCGGAGAGGGCGCAGCGCTCGCTTTGGCGGGCATGGGCGCCGACATCGTGCTCGGCGATATCGATGCCCACAACGGCGCGCGCGTCGCGGCAGCGATCGAAGCGATCGGCCGCCGCGCAGCCTTCCGGCCTGCCGACATGATGCAGGCCGATCAGGCGCGCGCGCTGGTGGATTTCGCAGCGGCCGAGTTCGGGCGGATCGACATTCTGGTCAACAATGCAGGCGGTGTGCGCCCGCGCGCCTTTCTCGATCAGAATGAGGGCAATTGGCAGCGGGTCACCGATCTCAACTTCACCTCCATGCTGGCCGCGACCCAGTCAGCGGCGCGGGTGATGGCGAACGGGGGCGCGATCGTGAATGTCGCCAGCACCGAAGCGTTGCGGGCGGCGCCAGGGTTCAGCGTCTATGCTGCCTGCAAGGCGGCGATGGTCGAGTTCACCAAGACGATGGCGCTGGAGCTTGCCCCGCGGGCGATTCGGGTGAACTGCATCGCGCCGGACCTGATCGATACGCCCGGCCTGCGCCCGCACATGCCCACCGATCCAGCCAGGATCGCGGCGCGCGATCGTCATGTGCCGCTGGGCCGAATGGCGACGATCCATGAAGCAGGATCGGTCATCGCCTTCCTTGCTTCCCCGGCGGCGTCCTGGGTGACCGGGGCCACCATCCCGGTGGACGGTGGCATCACGGCGGCCGGCGGATGGCATCGCTCCGAGACCGGCAACTGGCAGCTTGCGTCATGA
- a CDS encoding carboxymuconolactone decarboxylase family protein: MPVIAPLPMEEIDAESRARIAAGRATGMYSQTLPLQVMARAPAALRAMDEGYKAMFRRSLLDDRLRELLRIRSAQLNGCRPCSQSRKETDVAESDVACLIDPDAGSYSRRERLALQFLVRLCTEPDAITPATYVELAEAFSVAEIVELGWTCAQTMAGHRFMHTLDLLGDGEAVLG, from the coding sequence ATGCCGGTGATCGCCCCGTTGCCGATGGAAGAGATCGATGCCGAGAGCCGCGCGCGGATCGCCGCCGGTCGGGCGACGGGCATGTACAGCCAGACGCTACCGCTTCAGGTCATGGCGCGTGCGCCCGCCGCGTTGCGCGCGATGGACGAGGGGTACAAGGCGATGTTCCGCCGGTCGCTGCTGGATGACCGGCTACGCGAGCTGCTTCGCATCCGCAGCGCCCAGCTCAACGGATGCAGACCCTGCTCGCAATCGCGCAAGGAGACGGACGTTGCCGAAAGCGACGTCGCGTGCCTGATCGATCCCGACGCCGGCAGCTATTCGCGGCGTGAACGTCTCGCGCTCCAGTTCCTGGTGCGTCTGTGTACCGAACCCGATGCGATCACGCCGGCGACCTATGTCGAATTGGCCGAGGCGTTTTCGGTCGCGGAGATTGTCGAGCTGGGCTGGACCTGCGCACAGACGATGGCGGGGCATCGATTCATGCACACACTGGATCTGCTGGGTGACGGCGAGGCCGTTCTTGGATGA
- a CDS encoding SDR family oxidoreductase codes for MDLSIGSLFTVAGKTAIVTGGSSGVGRMIASALAANGARTCIVGRKRAALEAVAGEIGCDFIVADLSLPDAIARLAGEIAARETAIDILVNNAGTTWGAPFPAFPLEGFDKVFALNVRTPFLLTQALLPLLEAGASTKDFSRVINISSVGARMIGEDGGSVAYGPSKAAVEQMTRVMARQLGRHRITVNAIAPGWFPSRMNAPLGDQAAEDWISRTPAGRLGTVRDMGGLALFLCSPAGAYVSGQVIDIDGGRSL; via the coding sequence ATGGATCTCTCGATCGGATCGCTGTTCACGGTCGCGGGCAAGACCGCGATCGTGACCGGCGGGTCGAGCGGGGTGGGACGGATGATCGCGTCCGCGCTCGCCGCCAATGGCGCGCGGACCTGTATCGTTGGCCGCAAGCGGGCTGCGCTTGAGGCGGTAGCGGGCGAGATCGGCTGCGATTTCATCGTCGCCGATCTGTCGCTCCCCGATGCGATCGCCCGGCTCGCAGGCGAGATCGCCGCGCGCGAGACCGCCATCGACATCCTCGTCAACAATGCGGGAACGACCTGGGGGGCGCCCTTCCCGGCATTTCCGCTGGAGGGGTTCGACAAGGTGTTCGCGCTCAACGTCCGCACGCCGTTCCTGCTGACACAGGCGCTGTTGCCGCTGCTCGAGGCTGGCGCGAGCACCAAGGATTTCTCGCGCGTCATCAATATCAGCTCGGTGGGCGCGCGGATGATCGGCGAGGATGGCGGGTCGGTTGCCTACGGCCCGTCCAAGGCCGCGGTCGAACAGATGACACGCGTGATGGCACGTCAGCTCGGCAGGCACCGGATCACCGTCAACGCCATCGCGCCCGGCTGGTTTCCGTCCCGGATGAATGCACCGCTCGGCGATCAGGCGGCGGAGGACTGGATTTCGCGGACACCAGCCGGACGCCTCGGCACCGTGCGGGATATGGGCGGGCTAGCGCTGTTCCTGTGTTCGCCGGCCGGGGCCTATGTGAGCGGGCAAGTCATCGATATCGATGGAGGCCGCTCGCTCTAG
- a CDS encoding phosphotransferase family protein, translating to MSDLFTPAQFEALDAWLTANVPALGDGVLTASFVTGGTSNIVVRLSRGDIAVVLRKAPQQAPPASAKAIQREATVLKALGGSRVPHPRFHGYCEDASIAGGPFYIMDLVDGWAADLSPVDNQMRFNAAFTGPDLHYLAHAMIDGIVEMANLDYVAAGLQGYGKPDKFLERQVERWRSQLASYPDRYPGFESRQLPGLDYVADWLSANVPTTGRPGLMHGDYAMNNVLFANRPPARLAAIIDWETSTIGDPMMDLAAYCGQLRRGNGPQPASPYLDPVRFPWFEDAVDYFAERTGRDVSAIDYYQILAKYRMACIIEYKVAEAAIGLAAPEKGRRFDGLVRGLLSEAESIARARG from the coding sequence ATGAGCGATCTATTCACGCCCGCGCAATTCGAAGCGCTCGACGCGTGGTTGACGGCCAATGTTCCCGCGCTGGGCGATGGCGTGCTGACAGCGAGTTTCGTGACCGGCGGCACCAGCAATATCGTTGTCCGGCTGAGCCGCGGCGATATCGCTGTCGTGCTGCGCAAAGCGCCCCAGCAGGCGCCCCCCGCCAGCGCGAAGGCGATCCAGCGCGAAGCGACCGTGCTGAAGGCGCTGGGCGGGTCGCGGGTCCCGCACCCCCGCTTTCACGGCTATTGCGAGGACGCCTCGATCGCAGGCGGTCCATTCTACATCATGGATCTGGTTGATGGTTGGGCCGCCGATCTCAGCCCGGTCGATAACCAGATGCGCTTCAATGCCGCCTTTACCGGCCCCGATCTGCATTATCTCGCGCATGCCATGATTGACGGCATCGTCGAGATGGCCAACCTCGACTATGTCGCGGCCGGACTGCAGGGCTATGGCAAACCCGACAAGTTCCTGGAACGCCAGGTGGAGCGGTGGCGCAGCCAGCTCGCAAGCTATCCCGACCGTTATCCGGGCTTCGAAAGCCGCCAGTTGCCGGGCCTCGACTATGTCGCCGACTGGCTGAGCGCGAATGTGCCGACGACCGGCCGGCCCGGCCTGATGCATGGCGACTATGCGATGAACAATGTGCTGTTCGCCAATCGCCCGCCTGCGCGGCTCGCGGCGATCATCGACTGGGAAACCTCGACCATCGGCGATCCGATGATGGATCTTGCCGCCTATTGCGGACAATTGCGCCGCGGCAACGGACCGCAGCCGGCCAGTCCCTATCTCGATCCCGTCCGGTTTCCCTGGTTCGAGGACGCAGTCGATTATTTCGCGGAGCGCACCGGGCGCGACGTGTCCGCCATCGACTATTACCAGATCCTCGCCAAATACCGGATGGCCTGCATCATTGAATACAAAGTCGCCGAGGCAGCGATCGGCCTCGCGGCGCCCGAAAAGGGCCGGCGTTTCGACGGACTTGTCCGCGGCTTGCTGTCCGAAGCCGAAAGCATCGCCCGCGCCAGGGGCTGA
- a CDS encoding acyl-CoA dehydrogenase family protein, with protein MDFTVDAEFQKKLDWMKDFVENKVRPLEFIYDYDKDAAYDIENKPLRKVIKRLQQEVKDNGMWAAHLPEHLGGSGCGAVKLTYMNEMFGTSAFGPVVFGCQGPDTGNSEILAMFGTEEQKAQYLQPLLDGDIFSTFAMTEPQGGSDPTNLRCVAVRDGDDWVITGDKWFASNANHASFMIVMAATDPTAPPHSRATMFIVPTDAPGFEIVRNIGFWTDSPNSGGHPWIRFNGVRVPDSARLGPVGEGFKVAQSRLGGGRLHHAQRTIGLVKHLIDMMAERAVSRMSGGEPIGNKQAVQAMIAESYIEYMQFRLLVLYTAWMFDQQQEHGREGRKMISAIKAAMAKIAQDVTIRAVHLHGSHGLSNIMHFGEYLAVALHEGAADGVTELHLGAVAKQVLRDYKPREGSNLPSETTFLKKAWAEKQLKPILDELGLTFDDGRADIEKNLPVEKYNLKPVSA; from the coding sequence ATGGATTTCACCGTCGACGCCGAGTTCCAGAAGAAGCTCGACTGGATGAAGGACTTTGTCGAGAACAAGGTCCGGCCGCTCGAATTCATCTATGATTACGACAAGGATGCCGCCTACGACATCGAGAACAAGCCGCTTCGCAAGGTCATCAAACGCCTCCAGCAGGAGGTGAAGGACAATGGCATGTGGGCTGCCCATCTGCCCGAACATCTGGGCGGAAGCGGCTGCGGCGCGGTCAAGCTCACCTATATGAACGAGATGTTCGGCACCTCCGCCTTCGGCCCGGTGGTGTTCGGGTGCCAGGGGCCGGACACCGGCAACAGCGAGATCCTCGCAATGTTCGGTACCGAGGAGCAGAAAGCGCAATATCTGCAGCCGCTGCTCGACGGAGACATTTTTTCGACCTTTGCGATGACCGAGCCCCAGGGCGGGTCGGACCCGACCAATTTGCGCTGCGTCGCGGTCCGCGATGGCGACGACTGGGTGATCACCGGAGACAAATGGTTCGCATCCAATGCCAACCATGCCAGCTTCATGATCGTGATGGCCGCCACCGATCCGACGGCACCGCCGCATAGCCGTGCGACGATGTTCATCGTACCGACCGACGCGCCGGGCTTCGAGATCGTCCGCAACATCGGCTTCTGGACGGACAGCCCCAATTCGGGCGGCCACCCCTGGATCCGCTTCAACGGGGTACGCGTGCCGGACAGCGCCCGGCTTGGACCGGTGGGCGAAGGGTTCAAGGTCGCGCAATCGCGGCTGGGCGGGGGGCGGCTGCATCACGCCCAGCGCACGATCGGGCTGGTCAAGCATTTGATCGACATGATGGCCGAGCGCGCGGTCAGCCGCATGTCGGGCGGGGAACCGATCGGCAACAAGCAGGCCGTGCAGGCGATGATCGCCGAAAGCTATATCGAATATATGCAGTTCCGTCTGCTTGTCCTCTACACCGCCTGGATGTTCGACCAGCAGCAGGAACATGGCCGCGAGGGCCGCAAGATGATCAGCGCGATCAAGGCTGCGATGGCGAAGATCGCGCAAGACGTGACGATCCGAGCGGTGCATCTGCATGGCTCGCACGGCCTGTCGAACATCATGCATTTCGGCGAGTATCTCGCGGTGGCGCTGCACGAGGGAGCGGCGGACGGCGTGACCGAGCTCCATCTCGGCGCCGTCGCCAAGCAAGTGCTGCGCGACTATAAGCCGCGCGAAGGCAGCAACTTGCCGAGCGAGACGACGTTCCTCAAAAAGGCCTGGGCGGAAAAGCAGCTCAAGCCGATCCTCGATGAGCTTGGCCTCACCTTCGACGATGGCCGCGCAGACATCGAGAAGAACCTGCCGGTCGAGAAATATAATCTGAAGCCGGTATCGGCCTGA
- a CDS encoding SDR family NAD(P)-dependent oxidoreductase — MDLGLGDACVCVSGGSAGMGRAAAEAFAREGAKIAVIGRDAGRLGETASALRKLGSADVLTAVADIGDTASVDAAFATIAAHWPHLNALVNAAGPQTCGQPWHEIDDARWIDSFSIGALGAMRCVRAALPLLRAAPWARVVNLSAMSTQHHSRGLADYTAAKAALVSISKNMALELAGEGILVNIISPGPVMSANLRAYVSSGSEGRVDPDDLAASGQWLKSRFGSSTDLGRVAHPDEIAPAILLAASRISTFMTGANTNVDGGSHFQ, encoded by the coding sequence ATGGATCTCGGCTTGGGTGACGCCTGTGTCTGCGTTTCCGGCGGCAGCGCAGGGATGGGCCGGGCGGCGGCGGAAGCCTTCGCGCGCGAGGGCGCGAAAATTGCCGTGATCGGGCGCGACGCCGGCCGCCTCGGCGAAACCGCCAGCGCGCTGCGCAAGCTGGGCAGTGCCGACGTGCTGACCGCGGTTGCCGATATCGGCGACACCGCATCGGTCGATGCCGCATTTGCGACCATCGCGGCACATTGGCCGCATCTCAACGCGCTGGTTAACGCCGCCGGACCGCAGACCTGCGGCCAGCCATGGCACGAAATCGATGACGCCCGGTGGATCGACTCGTTCAGCATCGGCGCGCTCGGCGCGATGCGGTGCGTTCGCGCCGCCCTGCCCTTGCTGCGCGCGGCGCCCTGGGCGCGGGTGGTCAACCTGTCCGCGATGTCGACCCAGCATCATTCGCGCGGGCTGGCGGACTATACCGCCGCCAAGGCCGCGCTGGTTTCGATCAGCAAGAACATGGCACTCGAGCTGGCTGGCGAGGGGATTCTGGTCAACATCATCTCGCCCGGCCCGGTCATGTCGGCCAATCTGCGTGCCTATGTTAGTTCGGGGTCGGAGGGTCGTGTCGATCCCGACGACCTCGCCGCATCGGGCCAATGGCTCAAGTCGCGGTTCGGCAGCAGCACCGACCTCGGCCGCGTGGCACATCCCGACGAGATCGCGCCCGCCATCCTGCTCGCCGCCTCGCGCATCTCCACCTTCATGACCGGCGCCAACACCAATGTCGATGGCGGCTCCCATTTCCAGTGA
- a CDS encoding nuclear transport factor 2 family protein: protein MNESEQAQARAKIRHLQSVYNSAGDRGKIDEVVAVFAEDGVLEIPNAIHRGQQAIAGFLSGVAATGSDGIDLRGSRHHLTTSRVEFTDAGNAQGWTYFFVMRAGQVIQEGSYVDRFVREAAGWRIAHRRVKLLWTLGD from the coding sequence ATGAACGAGTCCGAGCAGGCACAGGCGCGCGCGAAGATCCGGCATCTTCAAAGCGTTTACAACAGCGCTGGCGATCGCGGGAAAATCGACGAGGTGGTGGCGGTGTTTGCCGAGGATGGAGTGTTGGAGATTCCCAATGCGATCCATCGCGGACAACAGGCGATCGCGGGATTTCTGTCCGGCGTCGCCGCGACCGGGTCGGACGGGATCGATCTGCGCGGATCGCGCCATCATCTGACGACGAGCCGGGTCGAGTTCACGGACGCGGGCAACGCGCAGGGCTGGACCTATTTCTTCGTGATGCGCGCCGGCCAGGTGATCCAGGAAGGAAGCTATGTCGATCGCTTTGTCCGGGAAGCGGCCGGCTGGCGGATCGCGCATCGCCGGGTCAAGCTGCTCTGGACATTGGGAGATTAG
- a CDS encoding enoyl-CoA hydratase, whose translation MMEEPVVLVEHRGPIAIVTLNRPDALNAMSRALSAQLAAAFAGLPDATRVAILTGKGRAFCAGMDLKELSSGESGLQAPDDDQGAGHRRFGMAAFGGPVIGAINGFAITGGLELAMCCDIRIAARGAKFADTHTRVGVIPGGRMSALLSRLVGIGRAKEMSLGGNAIDAETAERWGLVNRVVEPAELMQAALKLADDIAANDPSVIRRYNALIDENFGLTYADAIDNEHRRSRDANQSFRKESLDREAIATKARNA comes from the coding sequence ATGATGGAAGAACCTGTCGTCCTCGTCGAACATCGCGGGCCGATCGCGATCGTCACGCTCAATCGGCCTGACGCGTTGAACGCGATGTCGCGCGCCCTGTCCGCGCAGCTTGCAGCCGCCTTTGCCGGTCTTCCCGACGCGACACGGGTCGCGATCCTGACCGGCAAGGGACGTGCCTTTTGCGCGGGAATGGACCTCAAGGAATTGTCGAGCGGCGAGTCGGGGCTGCAAGCACCGGACGACGACCAGGGTGCGGGCCATCGCCGCTTCGGCATGGCGGCATTCGGTGGCCCGGTGATCGGCGCGATCAATGGCTTTGCGATTACGGGCGGGCTTGAGCTGGCTATGTGCTGCGATATCCGCATCGCCGCGCGCGGCGCCAAATTCGCGGATACCCATACGCGCGTGGGCGTCATTCCGGGGGGGAGAATGAGCGCATTGCTCTCTCGCCTTGTGGGCATCGGACGCGCTAAGGAAATGTCGCTCGGCGGCAATGCCATCGATGCCGAAACGGCGGAGCGTTGGGGGCTGGTCAACCGCGTCGTCGAACCGGCGGAATTGATGCAAGCCGCGCTCAAGCTGGCCGACGATATCGCAGCAAACGACCCATCCGTCATCCGCCGCTACAACGCGCTGATCGACGAGAATTTCGGACTCACCTATGCCGATGCGATCGACAATGAGCATCGCAGATCGCGCGATGCCAACCAGTCGTTCCGCAAGGAATCGCTCGACCGCGAGGCGATCGCCACAAAGGCCCGCAACGCCTAG